TAGCTGCATTTTGATAGTTCACATCTGACATTCATTCATGTGACATTCATTTTTACTATTAGTTATATTCTTATTGTCTGACACCCTTGGTTTTCTGTTATATAGGAACCAAACTAAACAGCAGTAGCTTGTACCTAATTCCTTTTAAAGTCTTTCCGCTGTAAGGTCATACATTTCCATAGCTGTGGGCGTTTGATGCATCTAGCCAAGTGTTTCTGTCTGGTCGTAAGGGTTTCCTGTGTTTTGCCTCTGTGATAGTAGCATACAACTTCCTTATTTGTGAAATGCACCTGGGCTCTGTTTTCGTTACACTGGTAACCCcagcaagctggagctgaaaaaGGCCAGATGTGACGTAATCTCCATGCAGGGAGCTGTTATTGGTTGACTTTAGTGAAGCCTGATTACTTAGTTGTTGTCTTGCTGCTATCAAAGTCAATATAATATTGATGTCAAAATATAGGATTAGGTTTACTTGTAACTTTGGTTTAACAGGAAGGGCAGGAGAAGTTGCTTCTACCATGTTTATACAGCATTAACTGCTATGAGCTAATGTATTTGATGTTTGTATTAGGTGTTCTGCAGCTGTAATaagtgaaaattattatttcattatttataattagCTCTGAAAACTCTAGCTGATCTCAACGTTTGCATTGATCCAGAATCTTCATTTCACAATAGTGTCAATTTCAGTGTGAACAAAGCAGTAACCTTTAAGAACTAGTCATACAGTGAAGAATTTCCTTCATTTGTGCTCAGAGCATTTGTGCTCACAGACCATCCTGCAGTTCACACCAACTTTTTGTTTGAGGCTCATTATGTGCAAGTCATTCTTTAATGCCTGCTTTCTTGTACCCCTGCCAAAATGTGTCCAAACTGCACAAGATAAGCCAAAGTCCCCCTTTGAGGAGCCCTTAGAACAAATCTCCATAGTTCTTAACTTAATTGTAAACCCCCAAATGAACTTTTAGCTTTTTAGCCTGTCAGGACATCTGCAGAGCAGAAGTAATGCTAATTGGTAACCAACTTAATGTCACCCCAACTTGCTTATCAGGGATAATGTGATGTGTGGCCGGTGTGGGTGGGGTTTGCGGACTGTTTTGGCACCACTGTGTTCAACAGGCCTTAACCCCTGACTTCCAGCTGGGAGACCAGATATCAGATCCTGACAGGAAAGGGCCTGGTGGTCCTGTTTGTAACTGCTCTTCAggtgtttgtgttgatgataACTCACTGCATTGCCAAAGTACATGACTGGATGGACCACAGTTGCCAGGTTACACCTTTACAGTTATGTTTCAGTGGCtctgaatatgttttttctttagtcaTGACCTtgattttaatttcctttttggcCTATGCAGCTATATAGCCAGAAGTGTTATTAAAAGTGCACAGTCTGTCAGATCTATTCATTGCTGTATGACTCAACAAAGCATCTCACAATGAGGTTAGACCCCCCCAAAAATAtaatattcattaaaatatcaAGTTACTTTGCATTTTAGTTATGAATGTAGTTTTATCTTGGCTATTTTAAAGTGTATTTACTTTTTGCATGGAAGTCAATGATATCCCTACTTTTTTGTGCTTTCTACAAAACAGaccaaacaaattattttagagCTGTGCCTATATCAACACATTAAATGATTCAGTCATGCAAATATTCATCTTCAAGAAATATGTAGTGCATTTAATTCATATCATTCCCCCTATTCCAATagcctttgtttttgtaattcatTACAACTGATTagcttaaagtaaaaaagttacCTAATGCCatgaattttgtgtgtgtatctttgcTTCAGGGTGTGAAAACATTGGTCATGACAAGCATGTCCACTGAGTAAGTACCTCAAAAAGTACAAGTTAGATGTCACCAACCTTAGATAGTTTTAGTGGATGGTGATCAAATGGGTAACATAGTTGTTTTCTAATCTCTTGTAGGAAGCAGCAAACGGTTGTTCAGGTGGTGAAAGCCCTGGGTGGTTTTACAGTTGTTGACCGAGTTTGTGAGAGCACAACTCATGTGGTTTCTGGGAGTCACCGGCGGACTCTCAATATTCTGTTTGGCATAGCACGTGGCTGCTGGATCCTCTCTTTTGAATGGGTATGCAGGTTCTAAATGTTTGGAAGCCATTacatcacattattaaaaacagaatatgaAGTCAAATCCTTCTcctaatttctgtttttctttgtgtagaTCCTTTGGTGTTTGGAGCAAAGGCAATGGATTCCAGAAGAACCATATGAACTCTCGGACCAATTTCCTTCAGCACAGGTGCGTGCCAGTACTTTTCCTTAAAAGATTGGTTGCAAACCAAGAAAACCGCAACAACGTTTCCCAGATTCTAAGGATAAACCTTTATTCCAGTGTGCAGCAATTGATAGAGTAAGGTTCTGTCAAAATACGTCTCCAGGACAATTTCAAGCTCTATATGAGGAGATGTTCTATGAACTGGACTTTCTAAGCACATGCACCAAATATCAACTTTGAAAGGCCTGGATTCAAGAGCAGACAATGTTTGGGCTAATAGAAATTATCAAACGTGTCATGACACACTAAGCTGCAGATTTAGTGCTAGATAAATAAAGTTAAGGGCACAAGCTTAAATACCTTTTTTACTGCATTATATTTGGCAAACAATCGTCATTGTTTTACTCTGCATATATACAAAAAAACTTGTAAactgttaaattaattgtttacatgtctttattttaataattacatatgtttttaacatataaataatatatacaaaTTTAATAAAGACTAGTGAAACCAAAGTGGAGGAAGTTGGATGGAAACCTGTTAATTTTTATTGCTActcattctttttcatttcatttgtttttcctgaaGCATCCTGTTTGAAATGTGGATGTTGCCTCCTCCTGAACTTGTCATTCATAAATTGCTGTCCTCTCCTGCCACTGTGAGGGAAGGCACAGGGTCTTGATGAAGACAAATGTCAACACATTTCCTCTTGAAATTATGTGATGGCTTTTGTTGTgacagacaaaatatttttatgtcccCACGGCCATCTGTTATTGCTTCATTCTTATGGATGTGTCCAGCAATTGGCAACCCACATGCTTCCCTCTTTTATTCAGTTCCTGTGGCTTGTGGAATGCAGTGTTGCCTTCAGCTTTTGTCAGGGAtgcaaactaaattaataaGTATTGTTTGAACACACTGACTATGTGTGACTTGGGAGAATTTTGAGAGAATGTATTTTTATcgtaatttatatatttatttgtgtaaagaTTTGTGCATTCATCAGAATCTTCATTCTTACAATGCAGAACTGGACCATTGCAGAGAAGGAATTAAGAGTTAAAGCTTATCTCTGCCTTGTGGTTGTGTTTAATATTCAACTTCAGTTATGTTAGGAACAGATTAAGCATTAGAGTCAAACACTAACAAAACCCAAAGTCCGTGCTTAACGGTGAGAAATTACTCACTTGTAGAACTTTTTATAAATTCTGCATTTCTGCTTCAAAGAATAcatcacataaataaaaatacattcccAAAAGGCTGCAAAAGATCACCTTCCTGTATGAGCACATGTAAGGGTACTGCAGAATTATATTCAAATACTTCCACTTAATTTAATAAATCTAGTTAGAACTAGGAGGTGCTAGATTCATAAAAAGTTTCTCTATGATAaacaataatgttaaatattgaccttaaaatctatttataaataacaaatgtaCATACATTCTCTAGAGAAAAATCTATCTTACGCTAAATGttatcatttgcattttagGCATTGAAAAAAACCTTTCcagaacattttacaaacacTTGAGCCAGTTGTTTACTGTATCTGCATGTTGTaccatattgtgtttttataatagTATagccagcttttatttaaaacataggTAAATGTGTGCTTAACTTATATTAAACGcatttaagaaattaaattaagtaaTGTCACATTTCACTCTGGCTTATTCTGTCTGGTTAGCTAACTCAGTATAGTTACTTAACTTAGGTATGTAAACCCAAGGTAGGTAATCTACCTTGGGCATAGTTTTTTTCTAGTACAGATATAACTTTGTCAGTCCATGTTCCCAACGTTTTTTTGCAACAACCCATTTGATTCAAatgattaaacaaatataaatattcacaaaataCATCTAtgcaaaattatataaaatattttcatgtagTTTAGCTCCCTTGAGAATTTAAATTTTTggccttcttgttttttttacgcAGATTTCCTTCTCACTGTAATCTCAGAATGTCACTTCAAACGGGCCCTTTGAAGTCTTCTGGTCTGATCATCATTGTAGTGGTATTTAGAGAGTAGCCTGAGCCTTTCCAATAGTACCATTTAATTCCATTGAAGCGATTTGTGTTTTGGCCTTGGTGGTAATACATCCCATTCAAATTGGAAGGCCCACAGGCATCAAACCACCAACCTAGaacatacaaaaaaactttcattttgtcAGACAGTGCAGTGCATATAACTCAGTACAGTAGGCTTGGGGATTGTGATTGATGCATTTTCTAGAGAAGAAGCTTTGTCTCCTTAACTTTTGACAGCTTCTTCTGTGACCAGTACATATGTGCATTTTTAGCATAGGCGCAACTATGGAATAATCAAAAATTCCAAAATGTAAAGCCCATTTCAGAGCCTAGCCATTGTTGTATCCTCTTGTGATGGTTGTCTAAAGTGGCATCACCTGAGTTACACATTTATGGGCTACACCTAAACAGGTCagtcaatggctttcagcttgtcccttcgtgggttgccacagcagaatgtgatCCTTTCTAGTTTTTACAccaggtgcccttcctgccacaaccctctcatttttttttttttgtccgggGTGGCCTTTGGTGGCTGGTCGGGGCCACACCTTGTGGGGTGGTATTCAAACCTGAGGCCTTCTATATCCCAACCTGCTCTacaactgagccaccaggccccccggGTACACCTAAACAGTTAATTGCAATAATTTCAATATGGCTTTtacaataaattgtatattctaCAGCCTTTTGTTAAACCTTATAGCTGCATTACTGCATTACTTTTTTGGTTAGAGATTTGCATGTGGATAAAGTGGCATTGAGCAGCAGTGAGAAACTATGCTCATAGCTATCTTGTGAGTTGTGGAATCCATTAACAGAGGTCAGGTTATACTTTCCccacacagattttttttttctgtttcataacTCTGATTTAAGCGACATCACTTAAAGACCTTATTCAGACTTCCCACAGCTACTTCTAGAACCATGAAAGgtgaaaacttttttgtttacaaaagCAGTAATACTCTCCATCAATTTGTAAAAGACTTGGATGTGATATATTCCCTTTAAAGCCATAATAAATGGTTGTATTGTATTGATAAGCATTGTATTGAAAGGTGTATATCTTTAGcttacatttatatttggaTTTACTACATTCATTCAAATAGATGTTCATTGAAAACAGAGTGCTTCATATTTACACTCTTTTTGACTCAGTGCCTGTCAGTCATTATTTTGCATAATTTGAATGGAACTCGCTGTTAGAGACCCCTCTTCAGAAAAAGGGATAGGGTTAGCATTTTCATGCTTTAGTGCTGACTTGGCAGACCACTGTACAGAGGGAGACAAACTTCTGGCAGCCAACTCACTTTAAAGGGAACAGAGAAGGACCTTTAAGCTCTGTTCCCAGGCTATTAATGTCAGCCATTGTAGGGTCTTAATTCCCCAGTGAGTTGATCAGTGATTAACTCTGAGCTAATTGTGGTCTTTGACTTAGTCACAAAAGTGTAGGAGCCTGTAAGATGGCCTTGAACAATTCTGGGGATGTGCCAAGTTTTGAGTGGGTGGGAATTTGTTTTGTAGCATGTGCCTATCACAAATATTGTTTTCCTGATGAGTACAATTattcagaagaagaagaagttatttaaaatatgtgtcttACCCCCTGTAGTCAGTTGtgaacatttacaaacacatcTATCATTGTCTACATCCTTTGTACTGAAATCACTTCCTGGCTGCCCGATGCTGCTTATTTTGCCCGCTGTTCCACTGTAGCCTTTAAAGTGTATCCTGtagaatgaaaaggaaaaatgaaggAAGGGAGAAGGAAGTCACTGATCGCAGTTCCTCAAAAGGCAACGTCAAACTCAAGTTGTTTGGCTGTAACTTCACCACTAGTGATTCTAAAATTGGTTTTTGGCATAAGGATTAAAGTGTGAGCTATTTTAATTACAGCTTCACTACTGTGTGAATTTAACAATTGTTAACAtattgttgcaatgatatttctatttattcCATCCAAAATTTTGCAATGgtatttgtgctgtttttaagTTGGAGCTAAATGCACTAAGGGAAAATTCAATTGATCATAGTCAAGAATACATAGGAACTGTATACATTTTGAGCACTTCAAGGTTTCTTTATATAAATTCAGAGGAGACATATGGTCCATTAATGAAATCAGCTTAGGTTTAGAAAGGCAAATCCTTCTATATTGTGTCATTGCCAACACTTTAGACGTAAATGCAATAACATTGTATGTTTCctatttttcaaataattgaccacttttattacatttctttagaCTCATGCTAGTACAGCAGGGACCATCcagacacatttgttttgcttttttaagaGTAATATAATAAACTAGTCTGTTGTCTTTTGTACTTTTCAGGAGTTAATACATGTACGATGCACCCTAGAAACAGTCTGTGTTTGTTAGAATAAAACATAGAGGGCTGTGGAATTTGTTAATGTTGCACAGCCCGGTGGAAAATCGCTGGTTGAGTGCAGAAACTTCCATTGTTTCTGGACTCATCTTTACCAGCTGAACTATTTGAAGAGCATTAACCTAATAATCAGACTGATATGTTTAActtaacaattaacaaaaaaaatctgatgcaGGTGATGATCCAGATGTTTTATCCAAGCCAGTAGAAAATAACTACAGCCAGAGTTCCTATGTTTTCTAATTCATGtataaattacaatacaatTGCGATGTTCTAAACATGGTGTGTCAGAGATGTATACACCTTGGTTTAATTGGTGCCATTAACTGTTACAGCAATTATGTCATAATAATTTTGAGGCTGCAGTTTAATTATGCTCCTTGTCTGAAAATTGGTAACAATGTTTGGTATGTTTTCAGTTTAGCAGATTCCCAAACACCCTCAGGAGACTGGAGCAGCATGATTTGCTTTGTCTTTAATAACTTAGTTGGctcaaagcaaaaataaaaaaacaaatgtttagtgATTATCAACGAGGgtttttctttgatgttttcagTACTACATACCTGTAATTTTGTGCTTCACTGTCAAGTAAAAACTCATCATATTGTGAGAATCCAGAGTTCCCTTCCCAGTCACTCAGCTGAATCCTTAGTTTGTAGGATTGTTGATTTGTCAGTCTGAAGACAAATTCATTTCCTAACCAGAATTCCTCCGTAGGTTCTCCGAAGCCCTGAAACATCAGaacagaaaagtaaataaacCTTGTTGAATACATGCCGTGTGGGATAATTAATAGTGTTTTCCACAAACAAAATAGCAAAGAGACGTGTGCTATTAATTTCTTAGCTATAAcactaaaagttattttttgcCTGGAACTAAAATTTTTCATTAGAATGCTGTAACACATTTAGCAATACATTtattctaaattaaataaatgtgtagcAAGATAGTAACAAGGATGTATGCCAGCTTTAACTGCAAAGGAATTAGCATGAATCATTTACTATGTTTGATGAACAGGGGTagttcttctcttcttctttggaTTGCGCATGCAACATTGAAAAAAATGGCAGGCCTTTAAAACACTGCGAGTCAGTCTGACCATGACATCTGGCTACTGTCTTGGGCATTTTGCATGAGAACTGTAGCCTAGGTTATATTTTTGTTGGGGAAAAATTTTTTCCTGATAGCTTTTACCATTTTGTACTCTTGCCACGTACGATGAAAGTCCACACGACCGTCAAAACGTTTTTGTATCACTGTCCAGCCACCGCCTTCTGTCTCCATGTCACAAAAAGCCTTTAAACATaaggaaaaataataacaagtgtaattaataattcaaaattaaTGCTCAGTAAAGACTTAGGACTCATTtgtcacaatttaaaaatgctgtcttatttgaatttgtttagAGTAAATGTCAAGTTTCAGGGAAACGATACAGAATTGAATTCTTGGTCTTTGTCACTGAAAAGTCTCTAAGGGGATCACAGTTATAGCTCAAGTCTGAGACCATTTCGTTCTACATTTCCCACCTTCAGGACAGTACTTTATCCTGAGGACTTTCATTAGTTTGCAGTTTTGTATTTACACGGTTGTGTAAGTAGTACTATGGTTATATAAtaggcacacacatgcatacatgctCAGTGGGCCAGCAAAACAACCAGGTTGGACTAGTGCTTGATTAGAGTTAAACCAGTTTGCAAGATTGAAATTTGATTACTTTACCTTAACCTCCATTGTAGAGTTGGGTAATGTGAGTGTGTAGACTCCACTTTGGGAGTTTCCAGATTTGTAGACTGCAGCACAGTCGATGAATGTGCTTGGAGTGTCCTGCATCATGACagtgtttgtctctgtagaaaaaaatcactttattaATTGACAGTACACCATTATACAGCATTTGTCCCCCTTTgacatgttcacattttgtaaCAATAGAAAGGTTGTCTATATCAACGTGACTGCTCCTCAGTGTGCTAAAAAAGTGTACCAGTTTATGGCCTTGTGAAAATAATTAAGACCACTCATAGCATAACACAAGGCCAGCAAATGTTTAGCATAGTTTACTGTAAAGACAAGAAACAGTTAGCCTTAGTATGTTGAAAGACGTGGATTATTTCTTGGCTTTGATCAGTCAGCAGGGAATCTACTTGAGGACCATAAGAAGTTACTCCTCCCAGCCAAGAAGTAATCACAACACTCCCATTATTTTTACACCTTGGGATTTGTGCAGGTTTACTGAGTGACAAAAAGTCCAAGTCTAATGCTAAGCTAAAGTAACAAGCAGCTCAAAAAAGCTTAATATTTAATGGCAAATAGTGAAGAAAGTAGTTATGATTTAGTGCTGTCTCACTTTGAGTGGAGCCTGCAGAAATAGTTTGAATGAGGTTGTTCACGGTGTCCAGTagctcctgctgctgttgctgcaggaCTGTGTTGTTGGTGGAGACTTTAAACAGCTGTTTCTCTAGCTCGCCTATGATGACAGTCTGCCTCAGTATTAAAGTCTGGAGCTGATCCTTTTCTTCTTGAAGTATCTTCAGCTCCACCTGCCTctgctcctccatctcctccaccTTTTTCTCTAGGAAGCTGAAGGGAAGCAGATTGAGTTCACCTATGAGCATTGTCTTTGCCCAATGGCCCAACACTGTGCTATTTCCTTACCATAGCAATTTATTTGACACATTATTTAATGTCCTCACCTATTTTTGTCATTCAGCATATTGATTTCATTTGTTTGGACAATTAGTTGTTTTTCCAATTTGGTGGTTGACAGGGAGTTCTCAAGAAGCTGGCGCTCAAGTCGAGTTGTGTGGTGAATTACCTACAATAAACGAACAAGCAATGTAGTTCACAGACAATGTGTCACAGACATAACTTTTAAACTAACCATttaatgtatatataaatttttttaaattctttaataaTATGTAAATTCCGTCTATTGTCTTCAAAtcatatgttttaaatttgcCTTAAGAAGGGCTCagggttgttgtgttttttttagctttaccACACTGCACAGATTGGTCCAGAGTTATAATAATGTATGTATTCTAGTGAAACACTGATCTTCTTTGGACAAATTAATTGGTTGTCTTAATTAggcaaattaaaagacaaatttaaCAATTAAGAAACACATAATTATCCTTAAAATGTTTGGCTAGTCAAAAgccatttaaattttattttttaagttcaaCACTGTTTGCACTGTATTATGAACAAACACTTCCAAAATGGAAAAGCATGACAGGAAAGCTCAACCAGATTCCAATACAGCACATATACCTGAACAACGGAAAGCTTTCAAAATCCACCTATTTTCACATACAGACCTATCATATTGCACTAACTCTGGGGTAGGAGACCATTTCCCATTTTGGAGGAACTGAAGTCAGCAAAAAGCAGGTTGTTTACTTAGATTCTAGCTATGTCTCTCCAATAGAGCTGTTGATGACTTTGAACAGACGGATGTCTGATTGTGACAAACTGATAGACCCTCTGTGGGAATACGAGTGTGCTAATAACAGGAAATGCTGTACAGTTGGCTCACATAAGGTCATTGACGTGTAGCCACAATAATAAACTGACGCAGTCATGCctgtttttccctttgcttATTTCTTTAACACTTTGAAGGGATATtgtttaatcattattattgtaGCATATCATAGAGCTGTTGGATCTCCACACTCTTTTGTTCTTAAATCTATTTTGCTTTTACACATAGATAGAAGTCAGCTGTTTTGACTTTCTTGGCATTGTATTGCAAAGCAAGGATGTAGTGttaggaaaaaacagaaaggcCCGGCTCACCTGTGCCTCCACATTGGTCAGTTTCCTTGTTTGCTCTGCAGTTTGACTCAGCAGGTTTGTTCCAATTTCAATCATTGTAGCTGTGTGATTGTGTACAGCAGTCTGTTGAAGTTGGGCCATGTCCTGCTTCATGCTGTCCTGTATATAGTTCTCtaactgcaaacaaacacaaatagttGTCATAGTCATTAACCAGTGGTCTCGTTGACGTATTACCCTGAACTGCATTAATACGGTAGTGCACAGATCTGCTACTAAAATGATGGATTTGGCATGCGTTTCTTTGCTTGAGTTTTGCTCGAGTTGTATCTGAACTAACTGTATATCTGTATATAGTTTTATTACTTTACTCCCTTCTTATACAGCAGCATTAATGGCTGCAGTTGTGTTGAAATTGTTGTAGTTTACTTTGTTCAGTTATTTAGAGCTTTGGGACAGAATTGTCCTATAgcaaagcataaaaaaattgcattaaatCCTGTCAAATATTTAAAGCCTCTAAAGGCAAAGGCATGAAATGAGAGTGTTTCCGTAGCTAAGCAATTAATAAACTGTCTCAAGTTAATATAAAAGATTTAGAGTTTTCATTTAACCTTGCCATATCTGACATCTTAATCAcatgaataatataatataataatgctCTTGGGAATGGGAAGGGGGAATTCATCCTCACGAAATTTGTTCTTATCTACCTTACAGTATTGCTAGATTTAGACTAAGACCAATCATTAAGTTATTTCCTGCACGGTGTTCCTGAATGGCAATCAGGTCACACAACTTGTAAACAGGATGGAAATGTTGAGTGAGA
The nucleotide sequence above comes from Channa argus isolate prfri chromosome 1, Channa argus male v1.0, whole genome shotgun sequence. Encoded proteins:
- the angpt2a gene encoding angiopoietin-2a, whose product is MLNRNILALSFFLCLGTETSAVGKRQYQIQNGPCSYTFLLPEQENCQTQSNSYNYPVQKDGPMDNDESAHRLEQLEIIMENNTQWLLKLENYIQDSMKQDMAQLQQTAVHNHTATMIEIGTNLLSQTAEQTRKLTNVEAQVIHHTTRLERQLLENSLSTTKLEKQLIVQTNEINMLNDKNSFLEKKVEEMEEQRQVELKILQEEKDQLQTLILRQTVIIGELEKQLFKVSTNNTVLQQQQQELLDTVNNLIQTISAGSTQKTNTVMMQDTPSTFIDCAAVYKSGNSQSGVYTLTLPNSTMEVKAFCDMETEGGGWTVIQKRFDGRVDFHRTWQEYKMGFGEPTEEFWLGNEFVFRLTNQQSYKLRIQLSDWEGNSGFSQYDEFLLDSEAQNYRIHFKGYSGTAGKISSIGQPGSDFSTKDVDNDRCVCKCSQLTTGGWWFDACGPSNLNGMYYHQGQNTNRFNGIKWYYWKGSGYSLNTTTMMIRPEDFKGPV